Proteins encoded by one window of Candidatus Glassbacteria bacterium:
- a CDS encoding FAD-dependent oxidoreductase yields the protein MRFLFVIMVTVLAALSACAVRGTGPKDYDVVVYGATPGGIAAALAAARMGERVCLVAVNSRVGGMMASGLGNTDAGNPDFIGGISAEVFAKIAAHYRRAYGETSPQYAACRDGLRFEPHVAEAVFEKMLADEEVELLRAWRLIELDASLNRINSILLRRNSDGSQRSIEGRFFIDATYTGDLFAEAGCPFYTGREGREVFDESLAGHLFQHHETRLPLPGSTHEGDSLIQAYNYRLCLTDSVENSVPWPEPENYKPGDYRVLCEFIRLRRNSPRSGGELTPRDFLNIAPLPNRKYDLNNYGHCWLSTDLVGGSQGYPLGTWRERAGIEKAHREHILGLWKFLRTDPGIPAELRAQFDRYRLAADEFTDNGNWPFQIYVREARRLHGEVTFTQHDATVDTLKNEAVGIGSYPMDSHATGPVRREYRWREGFFILPSRPYQIPYRIMVPTWMRNLLVPVCVSASHVGYGTLRLEPVWMIMGHAAGTAASICLEFNCEVGECPVPVLQRELRSQGQIIAHDQAAPWTDRSGTGSR from the coding sequence TTGCGGTTTCTGTTCGTAATCATGGTTACGGTGCTTGCAGCGTTATCCGCCTGCGCAGTCCGCGGTACCGGTCCAAAAGATTATGACGTAGTAGTATACGGCGCCACGCCCGGCGGGATTGCCGCGGCCCTGGCGGCCGCGCGCATGGGCGAGCGGGTCTGCCTGGTGGCGGTCAACAGCCGCGTGGGCGGGATGATGGCTTCGGGGCTGGGCAACACCGATGCCGGCAACCCGGACTTTATCGGCGGGATCAGCGCCGAGGTTTTTGCGAAGATAGCCGCCCATTACCGTCGCGCCTACGGAGAAACCTCCCCGCAGTACGCGGCTTGCCGCGACGGCCTGCGGTTCGAGCCGCACGTGGCCGAGGCGGTGTTCGAAAAGATGCTGGCCGATGAGGAGGTGGAACTACTGCGCGCCTGGCGGCTGATCGAACTCGACGCCAGCCTGAACAGGATCAACTCGATTCTTCTGCGGCGTAATTCCGATGGCAGCCAGCGCAGTATCGAGGGACGCTTCTTTATCGATGCGACCTACACCGGCGACCTGTTCGCCGAGGCGGGCTGCCCGTTCTACACCGGCCGCGAGGGCCGCGAGGTTTTCGATGAATCCCTGGCCGGCCATCTGTTCCAGCATCACGAGACCCGTCTCCCCCTGCCCGGCAGCACCCACGAGGGCGACAGCCTGATCCAGGCCTACAACTACCGTCTCTGCCTCACCGACAGCGTGGAGAACTCGGTGCCCTGGCCCGAGCCGGAGAACTATAAGCCCGGCGACTACCGTGTGCTCTGCGAGTTCATCCGCCTGCGCAGGAATTCACCTCGCAGCGGTGGCGAGCTGACTCCGCGCGATTTTCTCAATATCGCTCCCCTGCCCAACCGCAAGTACGACCTCAACAACTACGGTCATTGCTGGCTGTCCACCGACCTGGTCGGCGGCAGCCAGGGCTACCCGCTGGGAACCTGGCGGGAGAGGGCGGGAATCGAGAAGGCCCACCGGGAGCATATCCTCGGCCTCTGGAAATTTTTGCGCACCGACCCCGGTATCCCGGCGGAGCTGAGAGCGCAGTTCGACCGCTACCGCCTGGCCGCCGACGAGTTCACCGACAACGGCAACTGGCCGTTCCAGATCTACGTCCGCGAAGCCCGCCGCCTTCACGGCGAGGTGACGTTCACCCAGCATGACGCAACGGTCGATACGCTCAAGAACGAGGCGGTCGGGATCGGCAGCTACCCGATGGATTCCCACGCCACCGGCCCCGTGCGGCGAGAGTACCGCTGGCGCGAGGGCTTTTTCATCCTGCCCAGCCGCCCCTACCAGATACCCTACCGTATCATGGTCCCCACCTGGATGCGGAACCTGCTCGTACCGGTCTGCGTCTCGGCCAGCCACGTGGGCTACGGCACTCTGCGCCTGGAGCCGGTCTGGATGATCATGGGACACGCCGCCGGCACGGCCGCATCGATTTGCCTGGAATTCAACTGCGAGGTGGGCGAGTGCCCTGTCCCGGTATTGCAGCGGGAACTTCGCTCCCAGGGTCAGATTATTGCCCACGATCAGGCCGCTCCCTGGACAGACCGGAGTGGAACAGGCTCGCGATAG
- a CDS encoding ABC transporter ATP-binding protein, with protein sequence MTQDTLMSTPAVTVTNFGIELGGNQILREVSFSAGAGEYISIVGPNGAGKTTLLRCLNRVLGGGRGRIEIFGKPLEEYNQRELARRVSYVPQLDGRALPFSVEEFVAMGRYPYLSAFSGPSEQDRAMLAGILTRAGVEHLRERKVDTLSGGERQKVLIAAALAQGAEIMLLDEPTTFLDYRHQVEVRSLLGELNRLQGKTILAVTHDLNSALTECSRAVALAGGRVVFDGLPGELLDERRLREIYGTGFTFIHQPGSELPFIRPGEAGR encoded by the coding sequence ATGACACAGGATACGCTAATGAGCACACCGGCGGTTACGGTAACTAATTTCGGCATCGAGCTGGGCGGCAACCAGATCCTGCGCGAAGTTTCCTTCAGCGCTGGCGCCGGCGAGTATATCTCGATAGTCGGACCCAACGGAGCCGGCAAGACCACGCTGCTGCGCTGCCTCAACCGCGTTCTCGGCGGGGGCAGAGGACGGATCGAAATTTTCGGGAAACCGCTGGAAGAGTATAATCAACGCGAACTTGCCCGCCGGGTCAGCTATGTGCCCCAGCTCGATGGCCGCGCGCTGCCGTTCAGCGTGGAAGAATTTGTGGCCATGGGCCGCTATCCCTACCTGTCCGCCTTTTCAGGCCCCAGTGAACAGGACCGCGCGATGCTGGCCGGGATTCTGACCCGGGCAGGCGTGGAACACCTTCGGGAGCGAAAGGTGGACACGCTCAGCGGCGGCGAGCGTCAGAAAGTGCTTATCGCCGCGGCGCTGGCCCAGGGCGCCGAGATCATGCTGCTCGACGAGCCGACCACCTTTCTGGATTACCGTCACCAGGTGGAAGTCCGCAGTCTGCTGGGCGAACTTAACCGCCTGCAGGGCAAAACGATCCTGGCGGTCACCCACGACCTCAACAGCGCCCTGACAGAATGCAGCAGGGCTGTCGCCCTTGCCGGGGGACGGGTGGTGTTCGACGGGCTTCCGGGAGAGCTGCTCGACGAGCGCCGTCTGCGGGAAATCTACGGCACCGGGTTCACCTTTATCCATCAGCCCGGTTCCGAACTGCCCTTTATCCGTCCCGGGGAGGCCGGCCGATGA
- a CDS encoding iron ABC transporter permease, whose protein sequence is MSGRLAFWTVIIASLAVALLAPLVGPHPVGLDALFNPSSAGVDGEILWRIRVPRVVTSFLAGSALAAGGLAFQAMFRNPLATPFTLGVASGASLGASLYVGLGMGFTLFGFSGETAASFAGALLAMGFVYSLSRLKSGLTTGGMLLAGVAVSFFFSSLILLVQYISDFTNSFNILRRLIGGIRVVGFGPALNLLPFAIGGGIVIVALAHELNLLTVGEDIATSRGVDVRRVRKVVFGVVSLMVAAVVSICGPIGFVGMMAPHMVRLLVGPDHRRLAPAAIMFGGGFLTLCDTLARTLIAPVEIPVGVITALLGGPFFLWLLLSGSAGKIT, encoded by the coding sequence ATGAGCGGGCGCTTGGCTTTCTGGACAGTGATTATCGCCAGCCTGGCAGTGGCTCTGCTTGCGCCCCTGGTCGGCCCGCACCCCGTGGGGCTGGACGCACTGTTCAATCCGTCCTCGGCCGGTGTCGATGGCGAGATCCTGTGGCGGATCAGGGTCCCCCGGGTGGTCACCTCGTTCCTGGCCGGTTCGGCGCTGGCCGCGGGAGGGCTGGCGTTCCAGGCCATGTTCCGCAATCCGCTGGCCACGCCGTTTACCCTCGGAGTCGCCAGCGGGGCCTCGCTGGGCGCCAGCCTGTACGTGGGCCTCGGCATGGGATTCACCCTGTTCGGTTTCAGCGGCGAGACTGCGGCCTCGTTCGCCGGGGCGCTGCTGGCGATGGGGTTTGTCTATTCGCTGTCACGGCTCAAGAGCGGGCTCACCACCGGCGGGATGCTGCTGGCCGGCGTGGCGGTCAGCTTCTTCTTCTCCAGTCTGATCCTGCTGGTCCAGTATATCAGCGATTTCACCAATAGCTTCAATATCCTGCGCCGGCTTATCGGCGGGATTCGGGTTGTCGGGTTCGGCCCTGCCCTGAACCTGCTGCCGTTCGCCATCGGCGGCGGTATCGTGATTGTTGCGCTGGCCCACGAACTCAATCTGCTCACCGTCGGCGAGGATATCGCCACCAGCCGGGGAGTGGATGTCCGCCGGGTGCGCAAGGTAGTGTTCGGCGTGGTCAGCCTGATGGTGGCCGCGGTGGTCAGTATCTGCGGCCCGATCGGGTTCGTGGGGATGATGGCCCCGCACATGGTGCGCCTGCTGGTAGGCCCCGACCACCGGCGGCTGGCTCCTGCGGCGATCATGTTCGGCGGCGGGTTCCTCACCCTCTGCGACACCCTGGCCCGCACGCTGATCGCCCCGGTGGAGATCCCGGTTGGCGTGATCACCGCCCTGCTGGGCGGCCCGTTTTTCCTCTGGCTGCTGCTGAGCGGCTCGGCTGGGAAAATCACCTGA
- a CDS encoding PAS domain S-box protein translates to MTPGKPKGKTGKQASVMSKPAPSDLEAGIEIYRRLAASSRDVIYSATPDGTLTFVSDQASIYGFSRSEMEGHSFLEFIHSDDRERIIEEFARSMETGEEFPSRFRLVNSEGQAVWFEDLGAVQTDDDGTVTGIVGVLRDITDRQRNEEELSQYKQHLEKLVDERTRQISEANKQLEREIETRRNTAAELAKSEELYRTVVEAMNEGLGLSDQNMNVFYVNDALCRLTGYCHEEWYSRPFTDFIAEEYREELVRQYDSRRKGELERLHRYQVELVCADGSRKPVWISPRPILDDKGGFKASMAVITDISEQVEAEKALKESSERYRLLIDNAGVSIYLLSAEGRVLLCNNMAAAYLGQAPEKIIGKTLDELILPRQAARHLQHVRRAIEEDREINVIYNATLDGANTWFKVNIQPYHYSKDIPSVQVIAHDITELKEIQRHLRSERDSLEERVLESVAALQESEQRLQERLRELTCLYNIRQEFDREYTLEETMAACARIIVEALHDREHKRVTINLDGQQWVTAEWHKKGADCLERTLEVAGVNRGFLRLCASSDDIVFLPFEQDLIDHAGNLIDDFILNTELRRQLIHSEKMAAAGRLAAGVAHEINNPLGAIKNSLHILKSAVPAESDDYAYVELMDHEIDRVAGIVAQLYNLYRPSASEVRKVDLGEHTENVLKMLQTQVQRRKIEVKNEITAPGPQLSLSVNQLTQVLYNVILNALQAMPLGGRLTIGCTRTASATELWISDTGPGIDDEVLPHIFEPFFSTKTKGSHINEGMGVGLSLSRSFVEAMGGTISVKTRLGWGTTFTLSFPTRKARRSRGKQRK, encoded by the coding sequence ATGACACCCGGAAAACCAAAAGGAAAAACCGGAAAACAGGCCTCCGTGATGAGCAAACCCGCTCCATCCGACCTTGAAGCCGGTATTGAAATCTATCGCAGGCTGGCGGCCTCCAGCCGGGATGTTATCTATTCGGCAACTCCCGATGGAACCTTGACCTTCGTCAGCGACCAGGCCTCCATCTATGGGTTTTCCCGCAGCGAAATGGAGGGCCACAGCTTCCTGGAGTTTATCCATTCCGACGACCGGGAGCGGATTATCGAGGAGTTTGCCCGCAGCATGGAAACCGGCGAGGAATTTCCCTCGCGGTTCAGGCTGGTCAATTCCGAGGGCCAGGCTGTCTGGTTCGAGGATCTCGGGGCGGTGCAGACTGACGATGACGGTACGGTGACGGGGATTGTCGGCGTACTGAGGGATATAACCGACCGCCAGCGCAACGAGGAAGAACTCTCCCAGTATAAGCAGCATCTTGAAAAGCTGGTCGATGAAAGGACAAGGCAGATCAGCGAAGCCAACAAGCAGCTCGAGCGGGAGATAGAAACCCGTCGGAACACGGCGGCCGAACTGGCCAAAAGCGAGGAACTCTACCGCACGGTAGTTGAAGCGATGAACGAGGGTCTGGGTCTTTCGGATCAAAACATGAATGTTTTTTACGTCAACGACGCGTTGTGCCGTCTGACCGGATATTGTCACGAAGAATGGTATTCCCGCCCCTTTACGGATTTTATCGCCGAGGAATACCGGGAGGAACTCGTCCGGCAATACGACAGTCGCAGAAAGGGTGAACTCGAAAGGCTCCATCGCTACCAGGTGGAGCTGGTCTGCGCCGACGGGAGCCGGAAGCCGGTCTGGATATCGCCTCGTCCGATCCTGGACGACAAAGGCGGGTTCAAGGCCAGTATGGCTGTTATTACGGATATCAGCGAGCAGGTCGAGGCGGAAAAAGCCCTGAAAGAAAGCAGCGAGCGCTATCGCCTGCTGATCGATAACGCCGGTGTTTCGATATACCTGTTGAGCGCCGAGGGCCGGGTGCTGCTGTGCAATAACATGGCCGCGGCGTATCTGGGACAGGCTCCCGAAAAAATAATTGGCAAAACTCTCGACGAGCTGATTCTTCCCCGCCAGGCCGCCCGTCACCTGCAACATGTCCGGCGGGCTATCGAAGAAGACCGGGAAATCAACGTTATCTACAACGCGACCCTGGACGGCGCCAACACGTGGTTCAAGGTCAACATCCAGCCCTACCATTACAGCAAGGATATCCCGTCGGTCCAGGTTATCGCTCATGATATCACCGAGCTCAAGGAAATCCAGCGCCACCTTCGCAGCGAGCGCGACAGCCTGGAGGAACGTGTTCTGGAAAGCGTTGCCGCTCTGCAGGAATCCGAGCAGCGCCTGCAGGAACGCCTCCGGGAGCTGACCTGCCTCTACAATATCCGCCAGGAATTCGACAGGGAGTATACTCTCGAAGAAACGATGGCGGCCTGCGCCCGGATTATTGTCGAGGCCCTGCACGACCGGGAGCACAAACGGGTGACTATCAACCTGGACGGACAGCAGTGGGTGACCGCCGAATGGCACAAAAAAGGAGCCGACTGCCTTGAAAGGACACTTGAAGTCGCCGGAGTCAATCGGGGTTTTCTCAGGCTTTGCGCCTCCAGTGATGATATCGTCTTCCTGCCGTTCGAGCAGGATCTGATCGACCACGCCGGGAATCTGATCGACGATTTCATTCTTAATACGGAGCTGCGCAGGCAGCTGATCCACTCTGAAAAGATGGCTGCCGCCGGCAGACTGGCCGCCGGCGTGGCCCACGAGATCAACAACCCGCTGGGTGCAATCAAGAACAGTCTGCATATTCTCAAATCTGCGGTCCCGGCCGAGAGCGACGACTATGCATACGTGGAGCTGATGGACCATGAGATCGACCGGGTGGCGGGGATCGTTGCCCAGCTCTACAACCTCTACCGGCCCTCGGCCAGTGAGGTCCGGAAGGTCGATCTGGGCGAACATACGGAAAACGTCCTGAAGATGCTGCAGACCCAGGTGCAGCGGCGCAAAATCGAGGTGAAGAACGAAATCACCGCTCCGGGGCCACAGCTCAGCCTGAGTGTCAACCAGCTTACCCAGGTTTTGTATAACGTGATTCTCAATGCACTGCAGGCGATGCCCCTGGGCGGAAGACTCACGATCGGCTGTACCCGGACGGCGTCGGCAACGGAACTGTGGATCAGCGACACCGGCCCGGGTATCGACGACGAAGTTCTTCCCCATATTTTCGAGCCGTTTTTCAGCACTAAGACCAAAGGCAGCCACATAAACGAGGGGATGGGTGTCGGGCTGTCGCTGTCGCGCTCGTTTGTCGAGGCAATGGGCGGAACGATATCAGTCAAGACGAGGCTGGGATGGGGCACCACATTCACGCTCTCTTTTCCCACCCGCAAGGCCAGGCGCTCCCGAGGCAAACAGCGCAAGTGA
- a CDS encoding radical SAM protein — MARILLINPNRYTEPPVPPLGLEYLAAALEGASHYCRLLDLTFAADTDADVRAAVDDCGPDLAGITVRNIDSAICHNNLFFLDEIAAVVELLDSLGVPVVAGGAGFSFAPEEIIQYLGARWGVDGPAEGVLPGLLDSLDNGDPPGAGSVLDGWSDPGWLAGDSSPARSSEGVDYERYLGEGAVGGFRTQTGCRGACPFCAEAGRKVVFRQPRAVVRELEAMAEGGVRKFHLCDSEFNQDLDYCHSLLAEMERARLGFDWALYMRTAPFDRELFRGLADTGASLVTLTYPSGAPDEPARAARAISLAKEYGVRVAVDYLCGFPGQTPDEVGRELDTLRRAEPDTVGVSNCIRLYSGTGVARKVMSDPRWRTGLLGEVDGNPGLLKPVFYCGIPLEELKGLVGSDPLFKIEGFERSSNYQRFSS; from the coding sequence GTGGCCAGAATCCTGCTGATAAACCCCAACCGCTACACCGAACCGCCTGTGCCGCCCCTGGGGCTGGAGTACCTGGCCGCTGCGCTGGAAGGCGCTTCCCACTACTGCCGGCTGCTGGACCTGACCTTCGCCGCGGACACCGATGCGGACGTCCGGGCCGCGGTGGATGACTGCGGTCCGGACCTGGCCGGGATCACCGTCCGCAATATCGACAGCGCGATCTGCCACAACAACCTGTTCTTCCTCGATGAGATCGCCGCAGTCGTGGAGTTGCTGGACAGCCTCGGTGTACCGGTGGTTGCCGGCGGCGCGGGCTTTTCGTTCGCGCCGGAGGAAATCATTCAATATCTCGGTGCGCGCTGGGGAGTGGACGGACCCGCCGAAGGAGTGTTGCCGGGGCTGCTGGACTCACTGGACAACGGTGACCCGCCGGGCGCGGGTAGCGTGCTCGACGGCTGGAGCGATCCCGGATGGCTGGCCGGAGACTCGAGCCCCGCGCGCAGCAGCGAAGGAGTGGACTACGAGCGCTACCTGGGCGAGGGGGCGGTCGGCGGGTTCCGCACCCAGACCGGCTGCCGGGGTGCGTGTCCGTTCTGCGCCGAGGCCGGCCGGAAAGTCGTGTTCCGGCAACCCCGGGCGGTTGTGCGTGAGCTGGAGGCGATGGCCGAGGGGGGAGTGCGGAAATTCCACCTCTGCGATTCGGAATTCAATCAGGACCTCGATTACTGCCACTCCCTGCTGGCGGAAATGGAGCGGGCCCGGCTGGGTTTCGACTGGGCGCTCTACATGCGCACGGCCCCGTTTGACCGCGAGCTGTTCCGTGGCCTGGCGGATACCGGGGCGAGCCTGGTCACGCTGACCTATCCCAGCGGCGCACCCGATGAACCGGCGCGGGCTGCCCGCGCGATTTCCCTGGCTAAAGAGTATGGCGTCAGGGTGGCCGTGGACTACCTGTGCGGCTTTCCCGGCCAGACTCCCGATGAGGTTGGCCGGGAGCTGGATACCCTTCGGCGCGCGGAGCCTGACACCGTGGGCGTGAGCAATTGTATCCGGCTTTACAGTGGTACGGGCGTGGCGCGGAAAGTGATGTCCGATCCCCGCTGGCGAACGGGTCTGCTGGGTGAAGTGGACGGCAACCCCGGCCTGCTTAAGCCAGTGTTCTACTGCGGGATCCCGCTGGAGGAACTGAAAGGCCTGGTGGGAAGCGATCCCCTGTTCAAAATCGAGGGATTCGAGCGCAGCAGCAATTACCAGCGATTTTCCAGCTGA
- a CDS encoding ABC transporter: protein MTPDRGFELARPASGLVRVLAVWKRFRRVYFKFLLANMIPPVLEPLFFILGLGVGLSAYLGLVDGVEYAVFLAPGMMAISPMWSASFETTYGTYMRMEYEHIYDAILASPVSFGEMMLGETLWVSSKAAAFSLVVVGVTALFGLVHSWWALLVPVAGFVTGAIYALMGIIVTSKVREINNFNFYMTGVLTPQFYFCGAVFPLEQLPPLLRSVCYVLPLTHVVELMRSFCLADFHSGLWINVVVCLAWAAVLWPLAERLLRRRIVV, encoded by the coding sequence ATGACGCCTGATCGTGGATTCGAGCTGGCCCGGCCTGCGAGCGGGCTGGTACGGGTGCTGGCTGTCTGGAAACGGTTCCGCCGCGTGTATTTCAAGTTCCTGCTGGCGAACATGATCCCGCCCGTGCTGGAACCGCTGTTCTTCATTCTGGGCCTGGGCGTGGGTCTGTCGGCGTACCTGGGCCTGGTTGACGGGGTCGAGTACGCGGTATTCCTGGCTCCGGGCATGATGGCGATTTCGCCGATGTGGTCGGCCAGTTTCGAGACCACCTACGGCACATACATGCGGATGGAGTACGAGCATATCTACGACGCCATCCTGGCCAGTCCGGTGTCATTCGGCGAGATGATGCTCGGCGAGACGCTCTGGGTCTCGTCAAAGGCCGCCGCGTTCAGCCTGGTCGTGGTGGGAGTAACCGCCCTGTTCGGGCTGGTGCACTCGTGGTGGGCGCTGCTGGTGCCGGTCGCCGGGTTCGTCACCGGCGCGATATACGCGCTGATGGGAATAATAGTTACCAGCAAGGTACGCGAAATCAACAACTTCAATTTTTACATGACCGGCGTGCTGACCCCGCAGTTCTATTTCTGCGGCGCGGTGTTCCCGCTGGAGCAGTTGCCGCCGTTGCTGAGGAGTGTCTGCTACGTGCTGCCGCTGACCCACGTGGTCGAACTGATGCGCTCGTTCTGCCTGGCCGATTTCCATTCGGGGCTCTGGATTAACGTTGTTGTCTGTCTGGCCTGGGCGGCGGTGCTGTGGCCGCTGGCAGAGCGGCTGCTGCGAAGACGGATAGTGGTTTGA
- a CDS encoding response regulator — MRDLLTPRELAELCGVSPDTVRSWCFRKQIKFATTPGGHKRFRRQDVIEFLKERGFPLPTTDKLSPIKVLVVDDEESFRRSLVGALQKETAFNVKEAGDGYEAGRLIGEFEPDVLVLDLVMPGIDGFRVCRDFKNRDNGEQVKIIVVTGYPDEMMFQRARESGANECLAKPVDMNTLMDMIRNLHHNPAPRKSRGRKPRKS, encoded by the coding sequence ATGAGAGACCTGCTGACACCGCGAGAACTCGCCGAGTTGTGCGGCGTATCGCCCGACACTGTCAGGTCGTGGTGTTTTCGCAAGCAGATAAAGTTTGCAACCACACCCGGCGGGCACAAACGCTTCCGCCGCCAGGACGTGATCGAGTTTCTCAAGGAACGCGGTTTCCCCCTGCCCACGACGGATAAGCTTTCTCCGATCAAAGTACTGGTGGTGGATGATGAAGAGTCTTTCCGCAGGAGCCTGGTCGGAGCCTTGCAGAAAGAAACGGCCTTTAATGTCAAGGAAGCCGGGGATGGATATGAAGCCGGACGTCTGATCGGCGAGTTCGAACCCGACGTGCTCGTACTCGACCTGGTAATGCCGGGTATCGATGGATTCAGGGTCTGCCGGGATTTCAAGAACCGCGATAACGGCGAACAGGTCAAGATTATTGTCGTCACAGGCTACCCGGATGAAATGATGTTTCAGCGGGCGCGGGAGTCCGGAGCCAACGAATGCCTGGCCAAGCCGGTGGACATGAATACCCTGATGGATATGATCCGCAATCTCCACCACAATCCGGCTCCACGAAAGAGCCGCGGGCGAAAACCACGTAAATCCTGA
- a CDS encoding DoxX family protein, with translation MDPTCSFLDRYRDHGLLLIRVGVGVLFMMHGWPKITGGVETWEKVGGAIGVFGIGFAPVFWGFMAAFSEFFGGLLLAVGLFSRGAAFLLFCTMVTASTMHITGGDGFERFSHPLKLVFVFGGLMLAGPGRFSIDAGLSKTLSSRSGPEPPQSV, from the coding sequence ATGGACCCGACCTGTTCGTTTCTGGATCGCTACCGCGACCACGGACTTCTGCTGATCAGAGTTGGCGTCGGAGTGCTGTTCATGATGCATGGATGGCCCAAAATTACCGGTGGGGTGGAGACGTGGGAGAAAGTGGGCGGGGCGATAGGGGTGTTCGGGATCGGGTTTGCGCCGGTATTCTGGGGATTCATGGCCGCGTTCAGCGAGTTTTTCGGCGGCCTGCTACTGGCGGTCGGTCTGTTTTCGAGGGGGGCGGCGTTTTTGCTGTTCTGCACGATGGTGACCGCATCGACGATGCATATCACCGGCGGCGACGGGTTCGAGCGTTTCAGCCACCCGCTGAAACTGGTGTTCGTCTTCGGCGGCCTGATGCTGGCCGGGCCGGGCAGGTTCAGTATCGACGCGGGATTATCGAAAACCCTTAGCTCCCGGAGCGGACCGGAACCGCCGCAATCGGTTTAA
- a CDS encoding ABC transporter substrate-binding protein, with amino-acid sequence MQNRRAVIAALVVLAALIAPIVLRMRTGPSAPGRSTAIRELQERPARIISMAPSITEVLFAVGAGDQVAGVTRYCDYPPEAATRPQVGGYLDPSYEAILSLQPDLVVILSEQETSSGKMFRELNLSVLVVEHRDISGILESVTTIGRAAGREQQAAGLLENLQARMDTIRGRVENRGRPKVLVVLGRNLSAGDLSNTYIAGSDGFYNDLVELAGGSNSYRGRTIAFPAVSAEGLHLLAPEVIIEVIPNLGRTGIDSERFEQAWSELPGLLAADEGNVHVFVTGYAVRPGPRFILLAEDMARAIHPGADWPAGE; translated from the coding sequence TTGCAGAACCGCCGGGCGGTAATCGCAGCCCTGGTCGTGCTTGCGGCCCTTATCGCACCGATCGTGCTGCGCATGCGGACCGGCCCGTCAGCCCCAGGCCGGAGTACAGCCATCCGGGAGCTGCAGGAGCGGCCCGCACGGATTATCTCGATGGCGCCGAGTATCACGGAGGTCCTCTTCGCCGTAGGCGCGGGGGATCAGGTCGCCGGCGTGACCCGCTACTGCGACTATCCTCCCGAGGCCGCCACTCGGCCCCAGGTGGGCGGTTATCTGGACCCCAGCTACGAGGCGATCCTGTCCCTGCAGCCGGACCTGGTGGTGATCCTCTCCGAGCAGGAAACCTCGTCCGGGAAGATGTTCCGTGAACTCAACCTGTCCGTACTGGTTGTGGAGCACCGGGATATCAGCGGTATCCTGGAGTCCGTCACCACGATCGGCCGGGCGGCGGGCCGTGAGCAGCAGGCTGCCGGTCTGCTGGAGAATCTCCAGGCGCGGATGGATACTATCCGCGGCCGGGTTGAAAACAGGGGTCGTCCTAAAGTGCTGGTGGTGCTGGGCCGCAACCTGTCCGCCGGCGACCTGTCCAATACGTATATCGCCGGCAGCGACGGATTTTACAACGACCTGGTGGAACTCGCGGGAGGCTCCAACAGTTACCGCGGCCGGACAATCGCTTTTCCCGCTGTCAGCGCCGAGGGATTGCACCTGCTCGCCCCCGAAGTTATCATCGAAGTTATCCCCAATCTCGGCCGGACCGGAATCGACAGTGAGCGCTTCGAGCAGGCCTGGAGCGAGCTGCCCGGCCTGCTCGCCGCGGATGAGGGCAACGTCCATGTTTTTGTCACCGGCTACGCGGTTCGTCCCGGCCCCCGGTTTATCCTGCTGGCCGAGGACATGGCCCGCGCGATCCACCCCGGAGCCGACTGGCCGGCCGGGGAATGA